The window aaaagaatcatTCAATCAATCAGCCACACCTCAATCTCAATTGTACAAATCCGTTTTAATCATGAGGCTTTATTTGTGCCCATTCCATTCAACAGGGAAAAAGGTTAAAAGacgagaaaaagaacaaaagaagagaacCAGCATCTAATTTCCCTCTTTGAGTTTAAGCTCATTTATCCACTAGCACCATGACTTCCCAAGGTTGCAAATTACGAAATGATAATTATGCTTCAATAACATTATATTAATAGGAACCACAGAAGGGCTATTTCCCTAGGAGAATAATAACTTTCAAGATTTAAGTAATTTTGATATATAAGACATGTGTTATTGTGATCTTATGTTAGCATGCATATCAACATCAAAATTATGTATAGTCATCATCTGTAAACATAAAATAGCCAAGAGACCTATTAGTCCAAGGGAGGTACTACAATTATATCAAAAATATCAGATTCCTATTCCTCCAAAATGATTTCTGACCTAATATGGTTGGATTGACAGGTAGATGATGTTCTGATGGAGTAGTGGCTAGAGCTACAGATCTCTGTCACTATAATGGATAGTTAGTACAGCAGCCAACAAGTTAGCTAACTGATTCTGTACTGACAATTGGTGAGTGATTTTGATGCCTTAATAGGCCTACTAGAAGATCAATAAACTAAATTTCTCAAGTATTTCAGCCATTTGTTGGAGGATTAATCAGAACTGTATTTTTGGGGTTTCTAGAGCCTTCCTCTTCAATGATTCCGTGCAAGCCAACATTGAAATCACGGGGTACTCTAACATTATCACTACTAGTTAACGATAATACTTCGGGAACTATGGAAAGCTACATGCAGATTTTGTAGGGCTGGCAAAATGAATTTTAAGACTAGTCATTAGTATGCACTCCAATTGATTGGGTTGTGGTAAGGaggttcaaaatataatatatatatatatatatatatatataggcacaAAACGAATTTTGCCATATTTGTATATGGTGTAATTTTCTGGTGAAGGGTGAACCCCCTTCCgcgcccctaaatccgcccctgctgCTTGTGTTCTCCATTTCTTTTGTCTATTCATCGGCAACAAGGTGGAGCAATTATCTGAAGGGTATCCATCATTTTGTGTCACCTTTTGTTGTCTCAAACTAGAAATTACTACTCTATTCTTCTTTGTTTTACATATATGTCATATACACCTTTGACATTCGCCAAATACATTAACATCCAACTGAAAGTTGCAAATTCAGCTCACACAGTTATCAAACATCATCAATGACAAAAGAAATGATCAATAGTGTAAACACAAGTAAATGAATGACAGAAGATTAGACTTACGCAGTGGTCTCCTGGCCACCTCCTTGTGTACCAGTACTCACAAAGAAACCTGCAGGCACTCCAGCAAGTTTTTGTGCTCTCCACAACTTCCCCGTCGAGTCGAAAAATGCCTTCATTTGAGCTGCCATACATCCATATCTTGTAGGAAATCCAAACAAGAATCCATCAGCCTCAACTAGCTCATCCACATATATTACTGGAATCTCATCATCTTTTTGTGGGACTTTCATTTTTTCCAAAACATCTGTTGTCAATGTTTCAGGAACTCTATAAAGAACCCCTTCAACACCTTCAATCACATCAACcccttttttcattctctttgcCAAGCTTTCAATATGTCCATACATTGAATAAAACACAATAAATATTCTCAATTTCTTGGACCCCTCTGTTTCTGAGCCTGTAACATCAGTTCCTTCAGTTTGACTTGCTGGTCTCTCTGCTGATTCATTTATAGGAAACTTCTTCTTGCTTGGCATACAGCCTCCTCCTTTACCCATAATCAAGAAACCAAAAATTGTCACAAACTCACAACCCTTTATCTAATTATGACTTGTGAATCATCTGTAATAGACTAAGTTATCAGTTTTTTCTCCAAACAGATTGTATGCAATTCTTGAATAGAGGATTTTAGTAAGCACTTTTAGCTATTTGAGATTATATCTTGGGTTAATTTTTCCAATTGGGGTTATCACAAGTAGAGTTGACTAGAATTCCTGaggttttttggaattttcttagatatctgaatttagaattttctgaTAGAAGCTTCGATGGCAAGTGCTGACTTGCTGTCAACCTCGAAGTGGATTCCACGATttaaatgaattttgaaacttatCTCCCAGGTGACAAATTCCTACATAGTACTGGGCATCTTTGATTATGACATAAAAGGGAAAATGATACTACTCTATAGCcgttattaaaaaaattatagtaatatatatatatatatatatatatatatatatattattttttagttCTTATGTCATATAGTTACTATATGACATAAGAACTAAAAGTTTTGTTTAGTAAACTATATAACCCTAAATGTTCATGTTTAGTAAATTACCCTACATACACAA of the Nicotiana tabacum cultivar K326 chromosome 7, ASM71507v2, whole genome shotgun sequence genome contains:
- the LOC107805876 gene encoding putative NAD(P)H dehydrogenase (quinone) FQR1-like 2; the encoded protein is MGKGGGCMPSKKKFPINESAERPASQTEGTDVTGSETEGSKKLRIFIVFYSMYGHIESLAKRMKKGVDVIEGVEGVLYRVPETLTTDVLEKMKVPQKDDEIPVIYVDELVEADGFLFGFPTRYGCMAAQMKAFFDSTGKLWRAQKLAGVPAGFFVSTGTQGGGQETTAWTAITQLAHHGMVYVPIGYTFGAGMFRMDSIRGGSPYGAGTFSGDGSREPSEQELALAEHQGKYMAMTVRRMAQHHSLPPDNHSC